Below is a genomic region from Trichoderma asperellum chromosome 2, complete sequence.
TCTGCGTAATCTTCGCCAGTTTCCGTAAGCGAACTCCGTAGCTTCGGTGGAATCTCAAACATGGAGTCCCGGCGCGACGTTTTTTTCACGGTATTGTGGGATTCCTGCCGCTGGTACTGCCTCCGGATGAGATGATGCGTCAAGTCATCGTCCACAGCAATGTCGTCGTGCACATCATCCGGAGGCGGCACGTCGAACACGGCTCGGATGTACTGATAGGCTGAGAGCTGCCATTTTTGCCAAAACCATTTCCGGGCCAGTGAGCCGACACCCTCAAAGTCGTCTGTCGgccaaagaagacgacgcTCAGCAACGGCGATGAACAGAAGCAAGGGCAGGTTGACCAGACGAACGGTGGCAACGTGGATTTTGTGAAACCATCGCGGGCTGACGACAAACTTTAgtggcagaagaaggaaaacggCAACAAGGTTGAAGGGAGGTTGATAAGCAAAGACTGCGTCTGCTTTGACGCCTTCGAGAGTGAGAACGGCCTTTCGGAAGTGTATTTCGGCGGTCGCGTTACTCGAGATGTTGCTAAACGTGTTGGATAGCATGGAGACGAGAATAGTGAGGAAGAGTGTGTTGCCTAGAAAGGCAAATGAGATCATGACAATGGGTCCCAGTAACCAGTGGAATTCCACCTACAAATAGGCCATCATTGTGTCAGCGCACCATAGCCTCAAAAGGGGGTCTTTATTCACTGGGATAAACGCTTACCGATCGGTGAATGCCAGTACCGTCAAGCCCAAACCAGATATATATCATCCACTTCGAAATGGTACTAGACAAAGCAGATACGGCATCAGCAACAGGACTCGAGCAGAACgaaaaggaggagagcgGTCAGAAACTTACAGCAGAGGGTGAGCTCCCTCTCCCAGCCACAGCAAAGACAGCAAAAATCCAAAGAAGCACCACGCCGAAAGCGCCGttagcaagaagaaatctgCCATCATAGACCTCAGCGATAAGAACACAAGATTGTCGGAGAGCCAGTTAAAGGCCAGGCGAGGGACCAGCACAGGCGCCGCCAGTGCCAAGACGTCAAAGGCCTGCTCAGTCGGCCCTGGTAAGCCGGTTCTCAATCCATGAATACGAAGAGAGCTGTAGAtgacaaagaggaagatgaaggtgACATCGAGGAAGGACCATAGGTTTTGCGTATACACATTCCTATATTTAAACATGTCAGCTCCGTTGATGTAATAGCAttcgacgaagaagaagaagaagaggaagaagaaaactaaCCATCCATGTGCCAGAATCGTGGCAAACTGGTCCAAGCACCAACCAAAAGCGAATATCGAAAACGCCGCCTCCAGGATCGGAATCTCCCCATTCCTCCGCATAGTCATAACAGAAGCATACAGCGCCAGCAGGATGGTAAACTGGATCGCCTCCAGGTAGTTGCGCGTCCTCGGCACAATAAGGCGATACTGGTTCAACAGCGGTGATTCGCGCGGATCATACAGCGAAATGGGCTTCAGCTTGTAGTGATCCGGGATGATGTCCCACGACGTGGACGGCGTGTAGATGACACGGCCCTCGTATATGGCCGCCACGACCCTCTGGCACGTCGTCGAACTGAGGAAATGCCTGCTCTCCGTCAAGATGGCGACCTCCAGCGCCGGCAGCGTCCGGTGAGACGACCACCAGGCCTTGTCTTCGGCCTCTTCTCGCACATGGCCCGGCGCGTGCTGAAAGGGCTCGAAGCCGGCAACCAGGATGTGGGCGAGCAAGAGCAGCCCCTCTGCGCCGCCGTCGTGATCCTCGCCAAAGCGCCGCAGGATGCGAGTGGCAATGAGCTCGCATAGCGTGGCACGAGTCCAGTTGACGTTTTGCCGGTTGCTAGACCGGGATTCTTCGTCTAGAAACTGTGCTCTGTTGACCAGCAAGCAGTATActgtaaagaaaaagcaattgtCGGTCAGCCTCTTTTCCCATTTTCTCAGCCCCAGCAGTATCATCTGcattactctttttttttttttttgcaattCACATAGAATAAAAACATCAGGCAATAGTTAAAAAGCTTGAGAACCCAAGTATAAataagcatatatatatatagagtgCCTTACCGATCGAAATATCCCCCAGCTCATAAAACTTATCCACGAGCGGCCGGATGACCGTCACATTAATCTTGACATCCCTCAGCTGCTCCAGCGTCAGATAGTCCTCCACCACGCTCACAATGTCGCGACGGATGCGGTGAATGTTGGTGTATACGGGCAGTTCGCTGTGAGGATCCGTCCGGCAGCTGAAGACGTGCTCGCCATTGTCCGCGCGCTCAGTGGAGAGCCTGTTGAGCAGCGGACGGCGCTCGTCAGGCTCGACGGGGATCctgagccgccgccgccgttctGTCATGAGATTGGCGGGTCTGTGGCTCTGGATAGGGAGCTTTGATGCGGCGGTTTGGAGATTGTTGTTGTGGTGGTGaaggtggtgatgatgacgatggtggcTGATGGCGTTGCAGCTGATGGCTcctgtttattatataaggcagtCTTGTGAGACAAGGGGATGGGGAATTCACTGCGCCGAGTGTGCTGTCATCCACTCCGGCTTTTCAACAGCAATGCCCAAGTCGGAAAATGAGAAAATGTGATTGAGTCGGGTAGGTATatcaaacagcagcaagaaagCAGCCAGAGTGCGAAAAGCAGTGAGACACACTATTCGCCCCTTTGGCGTCATTCCCGCCGCACCCAATTGTGGGCATTGACACGCGCCTGATTGGACGCGGACCCCCACGGCGATGGGTGTCTAAGCGTCTAAAAAAAGGGCCGGGGGATGAGGCCGTCGATTCGACAGACGAAGAGTCGTGGATAGATCAGGTGCCCGGTTGCACAGCGCAGAGATGGATTCTGTCATGCAAGTTGGGCCCGGATTGGGTTTCTTGTTGCTTTGTCTGATTTGCGTGTTCCAATCGTGTGTCAGACTTGTGTTTGCTCGGTCATCCACTATCCCATCGGTATCCACGACTGCCcatttgatgatggcgttACGTGGATGCCCACAACTACAAGTACATACCAACAACACCAGAAGATGCATGCAATACATCCATCCACGCTTCATCTCGTCTCATACAGAGTGTGTTTGATGAATCTGTTTCATCCTTTCTAATAGGTACGCAAGCACAGCTATTGCTTGCCTTGTAAATaccaataataataaaaaacataaaatAACTACTAAACAGAAACAGCACTCTTATAGCTTCGCCTCCGCCGGCGCAGAATCCCTCGCCTCCTCTGCCAACACCCACGCAAAGTCTGCCAACAGCCCTCTCGTGTCGGCATGCTGCTTTGCCTTTGCGCTGCTCGCCTGCCGCGCCGCATATCGCGCCGCGATGCCCTGGCACACGCCCGCCAGCTTGAAGATGTTAAACGCCGCGCCCCAGCTAAGCTCCGGCCGCGGGTCGTAGCCCGCAATCTCGGTGTACCACTGCAGGATCTGGTCCGGCTGCGGCAGGCCGGGCGTCTTGCCGGGCAGGAAGCCCGAGCTGTTGCTGGAGACGGACGTGCCGGGCGAGCGGGCGAGGTAGAACTGCGTGATGAAGTTGCACACGTCGGAGAGCGGGTGGCCTATCGTGGACATTTCCCAGCTATATAGATTGTCAGCTCAGCTCCATTACCTGCGTTACTGTGTGTTGGAAAGCACTCACTCCAAGATGCCAATCACCCGAGGCTCCGTCTTGTGAAAGACCAGATTGTCAATCTTAAAGTCCCCATGCACCAGCGTCGCCCTATCCTTGggctgcagcttctcattcttgaagaagccaaCCAGCTCGTCAAAGTGCGGTAGCTGTCCCACAGGCTCCTTTGTCTCGACATCCACCGCCTTGGACTGACTGATGCAAATCGTCGCCCACGTCTGCGTCTGCCGGCCGTAAAACCCAGCTGCCTTGCCAAACTTGTCCAATCCAACCTTGCGTACGTCCACGGCGTGCAGCCGCGCCAGCGTCTGGATGGCCTCCTTCCACAGGGCCGTCCTCTCCGCCGCGCTGGTGACGTCGGGCATCAAGAAGTCCTCAAAGATGCGCCCGTCCAAGAACTCCATGATGTAGAAGGGCGTGCCGATGACCGAGTCGTCCTCGCAGAGGCAGTACGTCTTGGGTACGGCCACGTCGGTCGCTTGGAGGGCGTGCAGCGCACGGTATTCGCGCTCGACCTTGTGCGCCGTCTTGGAGATGAGCTTCCCCGGGGGCTTCTTGCGCATCACATAGCGTTTGCCGTCGGCATCGGTGATCTGGTATGTTGGGTTGGATTGGCCGAAGCCGAACTATAAGAGACAGGTCAGGTTAgctttgtcttttgtttattttgttttgttttcaatTTCTAACTCCGCGTCATTTGGATGCTAGACTTGCCTGCTTCAGATCAATCGGCGTCTTGATTACTGGCACATTCTCCTGAAGGAACTTTTCAAACGCCTTCTCGTCGATAGGCTGCCGCACCGCGCCCGCCATATCTTAGTCGTGTATCGCGTGCACTCTTCTTTCGTCCACGCTAATGCAAGGTATTGGGAGAGAAGTATGAGACAAGGCCAGTAATGCTCTGAGGAAGTAGTTCCAATTGATGCAGATGGACTGAatctaaagctttaaagtccAACTCGTCTGCGAAAGTGGTGAAGGACGCAGCTTTTCATGTTGCATCCCGGAATGCAGTAACGAGGTAAGACGGATCCGGTAACCGTCTGACGTGCCGAGGCTCGGTGCTTTAGCACCCCCGACCCCAGATTTTTCAGCCACCCCGAAAGgacctccccccccccccctctcacTCAGTTCCATTCCctaggtactccgtacagtacCCAGATGGAAACAAGGCCGGGGGATGGATTTTCATTCTCCCATTGGACAGTGTGTAAGTCACTTCTACTGCTAGTTGGGTAGATGATCAGAGTTCGCCCAATCAAGTGTAACCTAACCTTGCAATACCGAGAAGATCAAAGCattgtatgtacatactttGAACAATACAGCTTAATCCGTCACTTGTATCATGCAGTATTGGTTTCTCCCAACTCCAAGACCCATAAAACGCCAACTCTTCTGCTCGCAACAGCATCCACACATTGATTAGCAACATAGTAGCTTATCCCAACAACATTAACACGCATTTGCCATCGCAGTTCAATGCTCAAAATCGCCAAACGCTAGTGACATATAGGTTACATTGTTTATATATCAAAATGATACCTTCAATTGAAAAAGCTAGGAGAGCCCAAGTTATATCCGGTGACGGACAACACCCTCACCTCTATATCCGCAAGCTACAAGTTTCTTTTGTCCGTCTTTCGTCAAGTGTCCAGACACTTCTGCCTTTCTGTTGTTCAAACAAGCCAAATATCTATCTGTGTTCCACACACAGCCTAAAtcccgtttcttttttttatgtaaTTGCTTCTTTGTTTCCCAGAttccattcttctttttttgtatgttttgtttttgtttatttCAAATGCTTTGTTGGTGATTTTGTACCAGGTGTCTCCAaaggaagatgaaaagcaaGGAGAAAAtaggagaaaaaaggaggagaaaagagaaggagaaaaaagaaggagaaaaagaagaacagggaaaaaaagaaaagaaaatgcctcAGTGTCTCAATGCCTCAATGCCTTAATGCACCTCCATGGTAGCCAGACCAAATTCCTCCGATGCCTAAGCCCTTTCGACCCTTTCGTGGTGAGTAGAGAAAGTTATAACATATGAAAAAGTGTGTGgcgagaagaaaacaaaaaaaaaaggggtaTCCATCGTGTCGAGTCATCCATGCATTCTGCCCGCCCAACCAGTTTGCCCCCTGTCAGTCGCCTAGCATCTCGGTTACTCATATTAAGAGCCAGCTCGTTGCCAGACCAAAAACACATCTACTTGAACACCGTTGGATTACCAGTTTCCAAACAATGTAGTAGAAAGTTTGCACAAGGTCACAGACATGCGCTGCTGAATTTCTCAAAATAGAAGAGTTTATGAGATTGTCCACCATTTGCCGGCcgtaaaataataagaaaaCTCCCAGTCCCATCCGATGTCTCCACTTGGAATGATAGCAAGACACATCGCCTTCAAAGTCACTGTCTTCATGACTTCATTATAGTAGAAAAAAATTTAGGAAAGATTGCCCAATCTGCACTGTTGAAAAAGAGTTATGAGTGGATACCCATAAAGAAAGTGAATGAGAAGCAGCAAAATCAAGATCAGTTATTAACTGTCGTTTTCCTGATTCCCTTCGACACTATCGGTTGCtgtcttgggcttcttgcTTGAAGTCGAAGGTCCAGATTCGGATTTACGCTTTGCGTTGGCAACCTCCAAGGGCTTCACCGGTGAGGCGTCATCGCTACCCTCGCCGTCGCCCTTTGTCGATTCCTTGGATTCCATGGCCGCCACCTCCTCCGCTGTCAAGAATCGACCGCCAGGTCCACGAGGTCGGCGCATTGCATGGTTATGCCTGGACTCGTGAAGATACGGCTTACGCCCCTTCGAGGTCAACCTCAATTGCTCTTCTAGGCGCTGACGAGCAACGCGTCGTTTGAGGATTCGATGAAACTGCTTCGCATTGACATATAAGGGCGATTCTTCGACAGCACCGGCAGGCATCTCGGGTGACTGTGGATGCTGTATGGCAGGGGCAGGAGGCATGGGCGGGGGGCGGGGTCCGCCGTGGTTCATCAAGCCCTGGGCGCTCGGCACTCCAGGGCTAGTAACTTGACTCATACGGCGCCCGGGGATCTGAGAAATGCTGTTCATCCGAGGAGATGGCCGGCCATCTTTCTTAGCATTGGGCAGTCGCGGGGAGGTATGAGGCATGCTCGGATCCGAGTGCATGTAGGTGTAGTTGGAGCCGGTTGCCGCAGCTGTGGCAGCCATTGCCGCGGCTTGGATCCCCCCGGGCATGCCATAGGGGACCGTCTGCATGCTCGGTTGAGGCACGCCGTACTGTGGTCCGTACATTGCGTGCGCTGGAGCCTGACCAGGCTGGTGTTGTTGCGATGTGATGATGGGGGAGGTTTGCACGGCGTGTTGGTTGATACCGTGGCTTGTGGGCGACGTGATGCTTGCACCTGCGGCAGAATTCGCGTAACCGGCGTGAGAACTgtgttgctgttgtggaTATTGCGCGTATTCCATCATCCTACAGAAAGGACAAGGACCAAAATTGGTGTCGCGAAGATGTCGCGAGCCAGAATGTGGGGTGGCGCTATCGCGATTCGCCCTATCACAAGTTCAAGACTTGAAGCTAGGAAGACGGGGACGAATAATATCGACAGCGCAACGCTAGGCAAGCTGCTTACAGTGAGTATCGAGAGAGAAGACGCCAGCGACGAATAGCCGAAGCtcgataaaaataaaaataaaaagggtatTATCGCTAGCACAATATTTCTTTTGCCTTAATTTTGTTTCTTGTGTTGAAGAGGTTTAAGTTGCGCAATTGCTTTGGGTATTGGGTTGGGCACGTGTAGTTGGGAACTGGCGATTCGATGCTTGGGTAATCGCAAAGAGAAGCGCGCGATGTTCAGGCACCCAAGTCTACCAGACACATGCGTTGGTGAGCTGGCAAGGTGGTGGGATGGTGCCAAGGTACGTGGCTAATGAAGCCGCAAGGCGCCTGCAGGCAGAGTTGTGCTCGCGGGGGCAGAGTGGAGGGTGGCTGAGTTGCCGGGCGCGAGAGAACCACGTGAAGGACGgcgcaagagaaagagctgTCTTGTCCTGGGTCTTGTCCCAAGTCGTTGCGACAAGGTACGGGATGACGATAGATGGAGAGGCGCGGACGAAACAGAGCAGTCGCTTTTTCCACTTCCCCAGAGCAGCTCAATCGAGGATTAACAAAGATCTATCCAACCACAGGCGTTAGCTCGTTTGTATATAGGCGAGACGCTGCGAATAGTGAGACAGCGAGAGGTATCCAGGCAGGGATGGGACAGGGGTGTGAGCAGGCAGCGCCAGGGAGCCACACTTGTGATGCGCTGGCATAGTTGTAGCTC
It encodes:
- a CDS encoding uncharacterized protein (TransMembrane:9 (i264-282o294-316i323-341o361-378i390-412o418-435i447-474o506-524i536-555o)~EggNog:ENOG41) yields the protein MTERRRRLRIPVEPDERRPLLNRLSTERADNGEHVFSCRTDPHSELPVYTNIHRIRRDIVSVVEDYLTLEQLRDVKINVTVIRPLVDKFYELGDISIVYCLLVNRAQFLDEESRSSNRQNVNWTRATLCELIATRILRRFGEDHDGGAEGLLLLAHILVAGFEPFQHAPGHVREEAEDKAWWSSHRTLPALEVAILTESRHFLSSTTCQRVVAAIYEGRVIYTPSTSWDIIPDHYKLKPISLYDPRESPLLNQYRLIVPRTRNYLEAIQFTILLALYASVMTMRRNGEIPILEAAFSIFAFGWCLDQFATILAHGWNVYTQNLWSFLDVTFIFLFVIYSSLRIHGLRTGLPGPTEQAFDVLALAAPVLVPRLAFNWLSDNLVFLSLRSMMADFFLLTALSAWCFFGFLLSLLWLGEGAHPLLTISKWMIYIWFGLDGTGIHRSVEFHWLLGPIVMISFAFLGNTLFLTILVSMLSNTFSNISSNATAEIHFRKAVLTLEGVKADAVFAYQPPFNLVAVFLLLPLKFVVSPRWFHKIHVATVRLVNLPLLLFIAVAERRLLWPTDDFEGVGSLARKWFWQKWQLSAYQYIRAVFDVPPPDDVHDDIAVDDDLTHHLIRRQYQRQESHNTVKKTSRRDSMFEIPPKLRSSLTETGEDYAEMASRLAAMEKAMARMEDMLSRLVTPQSDVDESDTLPAGDGTILNSSFRGQETNF
- a CDS encoding uncharacterized protein (EggNog:ENOG41) produces the protein MAGAVRQPIDEKAFEKFLQENVPVIKTPIDLKQFGFGQSNPTYQITDADGKRYVMRKKPPGKLISKTAHKVEREYRALHALQATDVAVPKTYCLCEDDSVIGTPFYIMEFLDGRIFEDFLMPDVTSAAERTALWKEAIQTLARLHAVDVRKVGLDKFGKAAGFYGRQTQTWATICISQSKAVDVETKEPVGQLPHFDELVGFFKNEKLQPKDRATLVHGDFKIDNLVFHKTEPRVIGILDWEMSTIGHPLSDVCNFITQFYLARSPGTSVSSNSSGFLPGKTPGLPQPDQILQWYTEIAGYDPRPELSWGAAFNIFKLAGVCQGIAARYAARQASSAKAKQHADTRGLLADFAWVLAEEARDSAPAEAKL